The following coding sequences lie in one Cannabis sativa cultivar Pink pepper isolate KNU-18-1 chromosome 5, ASM2916894v1, whole genome shotgun sequence genomic window:
- the LOC115717339 gene encoding formyltetrahydrofolate deformylase 1, mitochondrial isoform X1 encodes MFLARTASQDLPKKLTGIANRSFKSLKIQGDSVDSSIPSSLTHGIHVFHCPDAVGIVAKLSECIASRGGNILGADVFVPEKKHVFYSRSEFIFDPAKWSRLQMEEDFLKLSTTFNAMKSVVRVPDQDPKYKIAVLVSKQEHCLVDLLHQWQDGRLPVDITSVISNHDRAPNTHVFRFLQRHGIPYHYVHAGNKIIKLYLLEYLFLNQIFLLIALLLTFSEVLSGDFLKKYGKDIINIHHGLLPSFKGGSPSRQAFDAGVKLIGATSHFVTEELDAGPIIEQMVERVSHRDNLQSFVQKSENLEKQCLSKAIKSYCELRVLPYQENKTVVF; translated from the exons atgttCCTTGCCCGAACAGCATCGCAAGACCTCCCTAAAAAACTTACTGGAATTGCAAACAGGTCCTTCAAATCCTTGAAAATACAGGGAGACTCCGTCGATTCATCAATTCCTTCCTCTCTCACCCATGGAATCCACGTCTTCCATTGTCCA GATGCTGTCGGAATCGTGGCTAAGCTATCTGAATGCATCGCTTCCAGAGGTGGAAACATACTTGGAGCCGATGTTTTTGTACCTGAAAAGAAGCATGTCTTCTATTCTAGAAG TGAATTTATTTTTGATCCTGCTAAATGGTCAAGATTGCAAATGGAAGAAGACTTTCTTAAACTGTCAACAACATTCAATGCTATGAAATCTGTTGTTCGGGTTCCCGATCAGGACCCTAAATATAAGATTGCTGTTTTGGTTTCAAAGCAG GAACATTGCCTTGTCGACTTGTTACATCAATGGCAAGATGGAAGACTTCCAGTAGATATAACCTCCGTGATAAG TAATCACGATAGAGCTCCAAACACCCATGTTTTCCGCTTTCTTCAAAGGCATGGTATTCCTTATCACTAT GTACATGCAGGTAATAAGATTATTAAACTGTACCTTCTGGAATATCTCTTTCTAAACCAAATCTTCCTGTTAATAGCTTTACTATTGACATTCAGCGAG GTATTATCTGGTGATTTTCTGAAGAAATATGGAAAGgatataatcaatatacaccATGGCCTTTTGCCATCATTTAAGGGTGGTAGTCCATCTAGACAG GCTTTTGATGCGGGTGTGAAACTAATTGGTGCAACTAGTCACTTTGTGACTGAAGAACTTGATGCTGGGCCTATAATAGAACAGATG GTTGAGAGAGTTTCACACAGAGATAACTTGCAGAGCTTTGTGCAGAAATCAGAGAACCTCGAGAAACAATGCCTTTCAAAGGCGATAAAATCGTACTGTGAGCTGCGAGTGTTACCTTACCAGGAAAACAAAACCGTTGTGTTTTAA
- the LOC115717339 gene encoding formyltetrahydrofolate deformylase 2, mitochondrial isoform X3 gives MFLARTASQDLPKKLTGIANRSFKSLKIQGDSVDSSIPSSLTHGIHVFHCPDAVGIVAKLSECIASRGGNILGADVFVPEKKHVFYSRSEFIFDPAKWSRLQMEEDFLKLSTTFNAMKSVVRVPDQDPKYKIAVLVSKQEHCLVDLLHQWQDGRLPVDITSVISNHDRAPNTHVFRFLQRHGIPYHYVLSGDFLKKYGKDIINIHHGLLPSFKGGSPSRQAFDAGVKLIGATSHFVTEELDAGPIIEQMVERVSHRDNLQSFVQKSENLEKQCLSKAIKSYCELRVLPYQENKTVVF, from the exons atgttCCTTGCCCGAACAGCATCGCAAGACCTCCCTAAAAAACTTACTGGAATTGCAAACAGGTCCTTCAAATCCTTGAAAATACAGGGAGACTCCGTCGATTCATCAATTCCTTCCTCTCTCACCCATGGAATCCACGTCTTCCATTGTCCA GATGCTGTCGGAATCGTGGCTAAGCTATCTGAATGCATCGCTTCCAGAGGTGGAAACATACTTGGAGCCGATGTTTTTGTACCTGAAAAGAAGCATGTCTTCTATTCTAGAAG TGAATTTATTTTTGATCCTGCTAAATGGTCAAGATTGCAAATGGAAGAAGACTTTCTTAAACTGTCAACAACATTCAATGCTATGAAATCTGTTGTTCGGGTTCCCGATCAGGACCCTAAATATAAGATTGCTGTTTTGGTTTCAAAGCAG GAACATTGCCTTGTCGACTTGTTACATCAATGGCAAGATGGAAGACTTCCAGTAGATATAACCTCCGTGATAAG TAATCACGATAGAGCTCCAAACACCCATGTTTTCCGCTTTCTTCAAAGGCATGGTATTCCTTATCACTAT GTATTATCTGGTGATTTTCTGAAGAAATATGGAAAGgatataatcaatatacaccATGGCCTTTTGCCATCATTTAAGGGTGGTAGTCCATCTAGACAG GCTTTTGATGCGGGTGTGAAACTAATTGGTGCAACTAGTCACTTTGTGACTGAAGAACTTGATGCTGGGCCTATAATAGAACAGATG GTTGAGAGAGTTTCACACAGAGATAACTTGCAGAGCTTTGTGCAGAAATCAGAGAACCTCGAGAAACAATGCCTTTCAAAGGCGATAAAATCGTACTGTGAGCTGCGAGTGTTACCTTACCAGGAAAACAAAACCGTTGTGTTTTAA
- the LOC115717339 gene encoding formyltetrahydrofolate deformylase 2, mitochondrial isoform X2, with product MFLARTASQDLPKKLTGIANRSFKSLKIQGDSVDSSIPSSLTHGIHVFHCPDAVGIVAKLSECIASRGGNILGADVFVPEKKHVFYSRSEFIFDPAKWSRLQMEEDFLKLSTTFNAMKSVVRVPDQDPKYKIAVLVSKQEHCLVDLLHQWQDGRLPVDITSVISNHDRAPNTHVFRFLQRHGIPYHYVSSDGDYKSEVEMLNLVQGTDFLVLARYMQVLSGDFLKKYGKDIINIHHGLLPSFKGGSPSRQAFDAGVKLIGATSHFVTEELDAGPIIEQMVERVSHRDNLQSFVQKSENLEKQCLSKAIKSYCELRVLPYQENKTVVF from the exons atgttCCTTGCCCGAACAGCATCGCAAGACCTCCCTAAAAAACTTACTGGAATTGCAAACAGGTCCTTCAAATCCTTGAAAATACAGGGAGACTCCGTCGATTCATCAATTCCTTCCTCTCTCACCCATGGAATCCACGTCTTCCATTGTCCA GATGCTGTCGGAATCGTGGCTAAGCTATCTGAATGCATCGCTTCCAGAGGTGGAAACATACTTGGAGCCGATGTTTTTGTACCTGAAAAGAAGCATGTCTTCTATTCTAGAAG TGAATTTATTTTTGATCCTGCTAAATGGTCAAGATTGCAAATGGAAGAAGACTTTCTTAAACTGTCAACAACATTCAATGCTATGAAATCTGTTGTTCGGGTTCCCGATCAGGACCCTAAATATAAGATTGCTGTTTTGGTTTCAAAGCAG GAACATTGCCTTGTCGACTTGTTACATCAATGGCAAGATGGAAGACTTCCAGTAGATATAACCTCCGTGATAAG TAATCACGATAGAGCTCCAAACACCCATGTTTTCCGCTTTCTTCAAAGGCATGGTATTCCTTATCACTATGTAAGTTCAGATGGTGATTATAAAAGTGAAGTAGAGATGTTGAACCTGGTTCAGGGTACTGATTTTTTAGTACTTGCCAGGTACATGCAG GTATTATCTGGTGATTTTCTGAAGAAATATGGAAAGgatataatcaatatacaccATGGCCTTTTGCCATCATTTAAGGGTGGTAGTCCATCTAGACAG GCTTTTGATGCGGGTGTGAAACTAATTGGTGCAACTAGTCACTTTGTGACTGAAGAACTTGATGCTGGGCCTATAATAGAACAGATG GTTGAGAGAGTTTCACACAGAGATAACTTGCAGAGCTTTGTGCAGAAATCAGAGAACCTCGAGAAACAATGCCTTTCAAAGGCGATAAAATCGTACTGTGAGCTGCGAGTGTTACCTTACCAGGAAAACAAAACCGTTGTGTTTTAA